The sequence GCTGACCGGCGGGGCGAGCGCGCTGCTGGCCGCGCCGGCGGGGTCGCTGACGGTCGCGGACCTGCAGGAGACGACGGAGGCGCTGCTGTCGAGCGGCGTCCCGATCGGCGGGATCAACGCCGTCCGCAAACACCTCTCGGCAGTCAAGGGCGGTCGGCTCGCCCGCGAGGCGGCGCCGGCGACCGTCTGCGGGCTCGTGCTCTCGGACGTGGTCGGCAACGACCTGTCGACGATCGGCAGCGGTCCCACCGTCCCCGACGAGACGACGTTCGACGACGCGCTCGGCGTCCTCGACCGGTACGACGTGACCGCCCCCGAGGCCGTCCGCGAATACCTGCAGGCGGAGACCGGGGGGGAGACCCCGGGACCGTCCGACCCGGCGTTCGACCGGGTCACCCACCACCTGATCGCCGACAACATGACCGCGCTGGAGGGCGCGGCCGAGGCCGCCGAGGCTGCGGGGTACGAGCCGCTGGTGCTCACCTCGCGGCTGCGCGGCGAGGCGAGCGAGGTCGGGAAATCCCTCGTGTCGATAGGGGCGGAGGCGGGCGCGACGGGCACCCCCGTCGAGCCGCCGGCGGTCCTGCTGGCCGGCGGGGAGTGTACGGTCTCGATCACCGGCGACGGCGGGAGCGGCGGGCCGAACCAGGAACTCGCGCTCTCGGCGGCGCTCGAACGGGAGGACGCCGTCCTCGCGGCGGTCGACACCGACGGCGAGGACGGGAGTTCCGAAGCCGCCGGCGCGGTCGTCGACGGCTCCACGGTCGGCGACGGCGACCGCGAGCGCGCTCGGGAACACCTCTCCGTCAACGACGCCGGGACCTACCTCGCCCAGGTCGGCGCGACCATCGAGACCGGCCCGACCGGGACGAACGTCAACGACGTGGTCGCCGTGGTGGTCGGCGAGCGGTCGTCGTGACCTCCGAGTGAGAACCACCGTCTATCGGCCTTCGCTGGCGACGGTGTCGACGACGCCGCGCAGGTAGCCGACGGTGAACCCGCGGGCGCGGTGGCGCCAGTCGGTGTCGTCGACCATCTCGGGGACGTGGTCGGGGATGAGGACGCCGTCGAAACCCACGTCGACGAGCGCGCGGACGGCCTCGGCGGTCTCGAAGTTGCCCTCGTCGACGAACGTCTCGTGGAACCGCGGGACGGAGCCGACCACGTCGCGGAAGTGGACGAACACGATGTCGTCGCGCTCGCCGAACCGGCGGATGACCTCGGGTACGTCCTCGCCCATCTGCGAGAAACACCCCAGGCAGAGCTTGAGGCCGTGGTTGTCGCTCGGGACCAGCTCCATCGCCTTCTCGAAGTTCTCGACGTTGCGAAAGAGTCGAGGGATGCCGCCGAGCGACTCCAGCACGGGCGGGTCGACCGGGTGCAGCGCCAGGTCGACGCCGGCCTCCTCGGCGACCGGGAGGACGGTTTCGAGAAAGCGCTCGTAGTTGTCCCAGAACTCCGCCTCGGTGTACTCGCGGTCGATGCCAGGCGCGAGGCCGTCCGGGTCGTCGATCTCGTCGAGGTCGAAGGCGGTCCCGGTCGCGCCGCCCCGCAGCTCGACGGGCTCTGTCCGCATCGGCACGACGCCGCGGGGGTTCCACTGGTAGCCCAGGATCGGGATGTCGGCCTCGCCGAGGTTACGGACCAGCGTCGTGATCGAATCGAGCGCCTCGTCGCTCCCCTCGCGGTCGAACATGATGTCGCCGTACAGCGAGTACGGCAGCGACTGGATCCCGGTCAGGCGCAGGCCCGCGTCCTCGACTCGCTCGCGGGCGGCGTCGAGCTCGGCGACCGACGGAATGGAATCGGGCCCGACCGCGATGGTCTGGGCTGCCTCGCGGTCGTTGAACTCGTCGGGTTCCTCCTCGGTGTCGGCGTGGTCGACGAAGATGTCGGTCGCGCCGAGCTGGCGGAGGTACCGGAGCCGCTTCGCCGAGAGGTTCCGCGTCCGGACCCCGACACGCGGCGTCGCAGGGGTGTCGTCCATACCGACGGGGTCG comes from Halosimplex halophilum and encodes:
- a CDS encoding glycerate kinase type-2 family protein, whose translation is MISNRDRIATGPDRETALDCIEAAIDAAAPETATRSAVGLDGGTLTVGGSSYDLDEYDDVVVVGAGKAAGGVARALESVLGDRITDGVVVTKHPVETERVRAAVGDHPYPSERGVEATTDLIETVRAADEGTLVLFVLTGGASALLAAPAGSLTVADLQETTEALLSSGVPIGGINAVRKHLSAVKGGRLAREAAPATVCGLVLSDVVGNDLSTIGSGPTVPDETTFDDALGVLDRYDVTAPEAVREYLQAETGGETPGPSDPAFDRVTHHLIADNMTALEGAAEAAEAAGYEPLVLTSRLRGEASEVGKSLVSIGAEAGATGTPVEPPAVLLAGGECTVSITGDGGSGGPNQELALSAALEREDAVLAAVDTDGEDGSSEAAGAVVDGSTVGDGDRERAREHLSVNDAGTYLAQVGATIETGPTGTNVNDVVAVVVGERSS
- a CDS encoding mannonate dehydratase, with protein sequence MDDTPATPRVGVRTRNLSAKRLRYLRQLGATDIFVDHADTEEEPDEFNDREAAQTIAVGPDSIPSVAELDAARERVEDAGLRLTGIQSLPYSLYGDIMFDREGSDEALDSITTLVRNLGEADIPILGYQWNPRGVVPMRTEPVELRGGATGTAFDLDEIDDPDGLAPGIDREYTEAEFWDNYERFLETVLPVAEEAGVDLALHPVDPPVLESLGGIPRLFRNVENFEKAMELVPSDNHGLKLCLGCFSQMGEDVPEVIRRFGERDDIVFVHFRDVVGSVPRFHETFVDEGNFETAEAVRALVDVGFDGVLIPDHVPEMVDDTDWRHRARGFTVGYLRGVVDTVASEGR